In Gopherus evgoodei ecotype Sinaloan lineage chromosome 10, rGopEvg1_v1.p, whole genome shotgun sequence, a single window of DNA contains:
- the MFGE8 gene encoding lactadherin isoform X2: MKESSPLRTLFGAILAVSVVLAVTGDFCDVNHCENGGTCLTGSNETPFFCICPEGFTGIDCNDTEKGPCHSNPCHNNGECQLLPNRGDVFTEYVCKCPAGYAGTHCQKNVNECSSQPCKNGGTCLDLNGDYACKCPSPFLGKTCHVRCAVLLGMEGRAIADAQLSASSVYYGFLGLQRWGPELARLNNKGIVNAWTSSNYDKNPWIQVNLLRKMRLIGIITQGARRAGWAEYVHTFKVAHSLDGRVFVFYRDENQDRDKVFPGNMNNDGMKSNTFNPPITAQYIRIYPVMCHRACTLRFELVGCELNGCSEPLGMKSRLISDQQITASSVYKTWGIDGFTWYPHYARLDKTGKTNAWTALNNDQSEWLQIDLLTQKKVTGVVTQGARDFGHIQYVAAYKVAYSDDGTSWTVYKDNRTNSSKIFQGNYDNTSHKKNVFDMPFYTRFVRILPVAWHNRITLRMELLGCDE; encoded by the exons ATGAAGGAATCGAGCCCTTTGCGGACGCTGTTCGGTGCCATCCTCGCTGTCTCGGTGGTTTTAGCTGTGACGG GTGACTTCTGTGATGTGAACCACTGTGAGAATGGGGGTACCTGCCTGACTGGTAGCAATGAGACTCCATTCTTCTGTATCTGCCCTGAAGGTTTCACTGGGATTGACTGCAATGACACAGAGAAAG GCCCCTGCCACTCTAATCCCTGCCATAACAATGGCGAGTGCCAGCTTTTGCCCAACCGGGGCGATGTCTTTACGGAATATGTCTGCAAGTGCCCTGCGGGGTATGCAGGCACCCACTGCCAAAAGA ATGTGAATGAGTGCTCCTCACAGCCatgcaaaaatggaggcacctgcCTAGACCTGAATGGTGACTATGCCTGCAAATGCCCCTCTCCATTCTTGGGGAAGACCTGCCATGTCC GCTGTGCTGTTTTGCTGGGCATGGAGGGAAGGGCCATTGCAGATGCCCAACTCTCGGCTTCATCTGTGTACTATGGGTTCCTAGGCCTGCAgcgctggggtcctgagctggcccGACTCAACAACAAGGGAATTGTCAATGCCTGGACCTCCAGCAACTATGACAAGAACCCCTGGATTCAG GTAAACCTGCTGAGGAAGATGCGGCTGATAGGGATCATCACGCAGGGTGCCCGCCGCGCGGGCTGGGCCGAGTATGTCCACACCTTCAAAGTAGCGCACAGCCTGGATGGACGCGTGTTTGTGTTCTACAGGGACGAGAACCAGGATCGAGACAAG GTTTTCCCGGGGAACATGAATAATGACGGCATGAAGTCCAACACGTTCAATCCTCCCATCACAGCCCAGTACATCCGCATCTACCCTGTGATGTGTCACAGGGCCTGCACGCTGCGCTTTGAGCTGGTTGGCTGCGAGTTGAATG GTTGTTCGGAGCCGCTGGGCATGAAATCCCGCTTGATCTCTGACCAGCAGATCACAGCCTCCAGCGTTTACAAGACATGGGGCATCGATGGCTTCACCTGGTATCCACATTACGCCCGCCTGGATAAGACAGGCAAGACCAATGCCTGGACTGCACTCAACAACGACCAGTCTGAGTGGCTGCAG ATCGACCTGCTGACTCAGAAGAAGGTGACCGGCGTCGTCACCCAAGGGGCTCGGGATTTTGGGCACATTCAGTACGTGGCGGCCTACAAAGTGGCTTACAGTGATGATGGGACGTCCTGGACCGTTTACAAGGACAACAGGACAAACAGCAGCAAg ATCTTCCAAGGAAACTATGACAACACCTCTCACAAGAAGAACGTGTTCGACATGCCCTTCTACACCCGCTTTGTGCGCATCCTGCCCGTGGCGTGGCACAACCGCATCACGCTGCGCATGGAGCTGCTGGGCTGTGATGAGTAG
- the MFGE8 gene encoding lactadherin isoform X1: MKESSPLRTLFGAILAVSVVLAVTGDFCDVNHCENGGTCLTGSNETPFFCICPEGFTGIDCNDTEKGPCHSNPCHNNGECQLLPNRGDVFTEYVCKCPAGYAGTHCQKNVNECSSQPCKNGGTCLDLNGDYACKCPSPFLGKTCHVRCAVLLGMEGRAIADAQLSASSVYYGFLGLQRWGPELARLNNKGIVNAWTSSNYDKNPWIQVNLLRKMRLIGIITQGARRAGWAEYVHTFKVAHSLDGRVFVFYRDENQDRDKVFPGNMNNDGMKSNTFNPPITAQYIRIYPVMCHRACTLRFELVGCELNVYFNTAGCSEPLGMKSRLISDQQITASSVYKTWGIDGFTWYPHYARLDKTGKTNAWTALNNDQSEWLQIDLLTQKKVTGVVTQGARDFGHIQYVAAYKVAYSDDGTSWTVYKDNRTNSSKIFQGNYDNTSHKKNVFDMPFYTRFVRILPVAWHNRITLRMELLGCDE; this comes from the exons ATGAAGGAATCGAGCCCTTTGCGGACGCTGTTCGGTGCCATCCTCGCTGTCTCGGTGGTTTTAGCTGTGACGG GTGACTTCTGTGATGTGAACCACTGTGAGAATGGGGGTACCTGCCTGACTGGTAGCAATGAGACTCCATTCTTCTGTATCTGCCCTGAAGGTTTCACTGGGATTGACTGCAATGACACAGAGAAAG GCCCCTGCCACTCTAATCCCTGCCATAACAATGGCGAGTGCCAGCTTTTGCCCAACCGGGGCGATGTCTTTACGGAATATGTCTGCAAGTGCCCTGCGGGGTATGCAGGCACCCACTGCCAAAAGA ATGTGAATGAGTGCTCCTCACAGCCatgcaaaaatggaggcacctgcCTAGACCTGAATGGTGACTATGCCTGCAAATGCCCCTCTCCATTCTTGGGGAAGACCTGCCATGTCC GCTGTGCTGTTTTGCTGGGCATGGAGGGAAGGGCCATTGCAGATGCCCAACTCTCGGCTTCATCTGTGTACTATGGGTTCCTAGGCCTGCAgcgctggggtcctgagctggcccGACTCAACAACAAGGGAATTGTCAATGCCTGGACCTCCAGCAACTATGACAAGAACCCCTGGATTCAG GTAAACCTGCTGAGGAAGATGCGGCTGATAGGGATCATCACGCAGGGTGCCCGCCGCGCGGGCTGGGCCGAGTATGTCCACACCTTCAAAGTAGCGCACAGCCTGGATGGACGCGTGTTTGTGTTCTACAGGGACGAGAACCAGGATCGAGACAAG GTTTTCCCGGGGAACATGAATAATGACGGCATGAAGTCCAACACGTTCAATCCTCCCATCACAGCCCAGTACATCCGCATCTACCCTGTGATGTGTCACAGGGCCTGCACGCTGCGCTTTGAGCTGGTTGGCTGCGAGTTGAATG TTTATTTCAACACGGCAGGTTGTTCGGAGCCGCTGGGCATGAAATCCCGCTTGATCTCTGACCAGCAGATCACAGCCTCCAGCGTTTACAAGACATGGGGCATCGATGGCTTCACCTGGTATCCACATTACGCCCGCCTGGATAAGACAGGCAAGACCAATGCCTGGACTGCACTCAACAACGACCAGTCTGAGTGGCTGCAG ATCGACCTGCTGACTCAGAAGAAGGTGACCGGCGTCGTCACCCAAGGGGCTCGGGATTTTGGGCACATTCAGTACGTGGCGGCCTACAAAGTGGCTTACAGTGATGATGGGACGTCCTGGACCGTTTACAAGGACAACAGGACAAACAGCAGCAAg ATCTTCCAAGGAAACTATGACAACACCTCTCACAAGAAGAACGTGTTCGACATGCCCTTCTACACCCGCTTTGTGCGCATCCTGCCCGTGGCGTGGCACAACCGCATCACGCTGCGCATGGAGCTGCTGGGCTGTGATGAGTAG
- the MFGE8 gene encoding lactadherin isoform X3: MKESSPLRTLFGAILAVSVVLAVTGDFCDVNHCENGGTCLTGSNETPFFCICPEGFTGIDCNDTEKGPCHSNPCHNNGECQLLPNRGDVFTEYVCKCPAGYAGTHCQKNVNECSSQPCKNGGTCLDLNGDYACKCPSPFLGKTCHVRCAVLLGMEGRAIADAQLSASSVYYGFLGLQRWGPELARLNNKGIVNAWTSSNYDKNPWIQVNLLRKMRLIGIITQGARRAGWAEYVHTFKVAHSLDGRVFVFYRDENQDRDKVFPGNMNNDGMKSNTFNPPITAQYIRIYPVMCHRACTLRFELVGCELNVYFNTAGCSEPLGMKSRLISDQQITASSVYKTWGIDGFTWYPHYARLDKTGKTNAWTALNNDQSEWLQGSLLHP; encoded by the exons ATGAAGGAATCGAGCCCTTTGCGGACGCTGTTCGGTGCCATCCTCGCTGTCTCGGTGGTTTTAGCTGTGACGG GTGACTTCTGTGATGTGAACCACTGTGAGAATGGGGGTACCTGCCTGACTGGTAGCAATGAGACTCCATTCTTCTGTATCTGCCCTGAAGGTTTCACTGGGATTGACTGCAATGACACAGAGAAAG GCCCCTGCCACTCTAATCCCTGCCATAACAATGGCGAGTGCCAGCTTTTGCCCAACCGGGGCGATGTCTTTACGGAATATGTCTGCAAGTGCCCTGCGGGGTATGCAGGCACCCACTGCCAAAAGA ATGTGAATGAGTGCTCCTCACAGCCatgcaaaaatggaggcacctgcCTAGACCTGAATGGTGACTATGCCTGCAAATGCCCCTCTCCATTCTTGGGGAAGACCTGCCATGTCC GCTGTGCTGTTTTGCTGGGCATGGAGGGAAGGGCCATTGCAGATGCCCAACTCTCGGCTTCATCTGTGTACTATGGGTTCCTAGGCCTGCAgcgctggggtcctgagctggcccGACTCAACAACAAGGGAATTGTCAATGCCTGGACCTCCAGCAACTATGACAAGAACCCCTGGATTCAG GTAAACCTGCTGAGGAAGATGCGGCTGATAGGGATCATCACGCAGGGTGCCCGCCGCGCGGGCTGGGCCGAGTATGTCCACACCTTCAAAGTAGCGCACAGCCTGGATGGACGCGTGTTTGTGTTCTACAGGGACGAGAACCAGGATCGAGACAAG GTTTTCCCGGGGAACATGAATAATGACGGCATGAAGTCCAACACGTTCAATCCTCCCATCACAGCCCAGTACATCCGCATCTACCCTGTGATGTGTCACAGGGCCTGCACGCTGCGCTTTGAGCTGGTTGGCTGCGAGTTGAATG TTTATTTCAACACGGCAGGTTGTTCGGAGCCGCTGGGCATGAAATCCCGCTTGATCTCTGACCAGCAGATCACAGCCTCCAGCGTTTACAAGACATGGGGCATCGATGGCTTCACCTGGTATCCACATTACGCCCGCCTGGATAAGACAGGCAAGACCAATGCCTGGACTGCACTCAACAACGACCAGTCTGAGTGGCTGCAG GGGTCCCTACTGCACCCCTAG